A genomic segment from Micromonospora echinaurantiaca encodes:
- a CDS encoding MaoC/PaaZ C-terminal domain-containing protein, with the protein MATTEDRPAATRARVELPAMPAAGALYRRALLGALPGAGGRRGDTVPAVELAVTGATVDRAHLAEYDRVCGFRLADRLPPTYPHVLGFPLALRLMTAADFPIPLTGVVHVGNRITVHRPLTADEPLDFTTYAENLRPHDRGRQLDVVLVASVAGAEVWRGVSTYLGKERGTGGGERRDRGERPAPPPASTHWRVEPRVGTDYARVSGDHNPIHTSRLGARLLGFPRPIAHGMWSKARCLAALESRLPDAFTVDVAFKLPVPLPGTVAFSATPAWEFALHDARTGRPHLIGTIR; encoded by the coding sequence ATGGCGACCACCGAGGACCGTCCCGCCGCCACCCGGGCCCGGGTCGAGCTGCCGGCGATGCCCGCGGCCGGCGCGCTCTACCGGCGCGCCCTGCTCGGCGCGCTGCCCGGCGCGGGTGGCCGGCGCGGCGACACCGTGCCCGCTGTCGAGCTGGCCGTCACCGGGGCCACCGTCGACCGGGCCCACCTGGCCGAGTACGACCGGGTCTGCGGGTTCCGGCTGGCCGACCGGCTGCCGCCGACGTACCCGCACGTGCTCGGCTTCCCGCTGGCGCTGCGGCTGATGACCGCGGCCGACTTCCCGATCCCGCTGACCGGCGTGGTGCACGTGGGCAACCGGATCACCGTGCACCGCCCGCTCACCGCCGACGAGCCGCTCGACTTCACCACGTACGCGGAGAACCTGCGCCCGCACGACCGGGGCCGGCAACTGGACGTGGTCCTGGTCGCCTCGGTGGCCGGGGCGGAGGTGTGGCGGGGCGTCTCGACGTACCTCGGCAAGGAGCGCGGCACCGGCGGCGGCGAGCGGCGCGACCGGGGCGAGCGGCCGGCGCCGCCGCCCGCCTCCACGCACTGGCGGGTCGAACCCCGGGTGGGCACCGACTACGCGCGGGTCTCCGGCGACCACAACCCGATCCACACCTCCCGGCTGGGCGCCCGGCTGCTCGGGTTCCCTCGCCCGATCGCGCACGGGATGTGGAGCAAGGCCCGCTGCCTGGCCGCGCTGGAGAGTCGGCTGCCGGACGCGTTCACCGTCGACGTGGCCTTCAAGCTGCCCGTGCCGCTGCCCGGCACGGTCGCCTTCAGCGCCACCCCGGCCTGGGAGTTCGCCCTGCACGACGCGCGTACCGGCCGGCCCCACCTGATCGGCACGATCCGCTGA